TAATGCGGTCAAGACAGCTGCCTGGAACTGTATACATTCACCGTGCGTTTCCCAGAAAGtattgcaattattttatcacTTTGGATAGTAAAGATGTAATAACAGTCACGCAGTTTGCACAAGAAGGTGTTTTCAGCGCTGTcctgatgattttatcagttagACTACAGTATATAGTGTAGCAATTTAAAGGtaacacatgacatttctcactagtgaTGTAATAACAGCATATCTTGAGGGGTGTTAACTgtggtgtgcattatttttctaataattcaacggccccatcatcaattattccttacttaatgcattaactaatatcaCCTAACAATGAGCATTCTATTTGTTACAGTTTTCAAACAATACAATATTTAGAAGTATATGTTTTAATTGctagttcatgttaacaaattaaCTGATATTAAGAAAGGGtaagtattaaaaaaacatgttattttaatatatatttacagctTTTTGTGGTTATTGCTGCATTTGGTTTGTTAATCCAATGGAAAATGTGGCGTCTTTATGCATATAGACTGCTTTTGGATCCAGTTTAAACTATATAATTGTCAATTAGATGTCAGTGCTGACCAATCAAAGAACCCCACACCACCAACTGCTCTCACCACTGCATTACCTACCACTGCAGGTAACCACGACAACACACATcaccacagcacacacacacactccagcattATACAGTATCTCTCTCACACTCATCactcatgacctctgacctccatcCTCCCGTCATGTACACTGTGAACTCGGATGAATATGATCCAGAATGcacagttttaatgaaaaacagcatgttactgtcaaaattgcttaaatcacctttttttcccattctgacattcatatatatatatatatatatatatatatatatatatatatatatatatatatactataaacaATCACCTCTcaagttaaaatgttcagttaaaataactaatatgcattcaaacatggttatcaaatttacttctaattacttaagttatattaaataatacttgattattataaagcttgactgactgttaaaagtgtatatttataaaaaaccTTCCGTGGTTCAATAAAGAAATCCTGAGTCTGATTCTGATATTTAAACAGACAGTGTTTCTAATGCTAAaggttttttttcagtttagttttttatcttttttattaatcTTCTACATCCATGCACCAATTTTATTATGCAATAAGAATCTACTTTTTGTGTCTTTATCTTAatacatggttttatttaaagaagGAGCTTTACACACAACCCTATCAGAGCTAATGATAATGAcctgtatttatacatttatgtagtcTTGATTTGGGTGTGTACAgtggttttaaattttaaagGGTTGTAAATCTAGTTCAAGTAAATATTAGCACGCCATAGTCTACTTTTATCAGgtaatttcacaaaaacaaaaatgtggctGAAAATGCTGTGTGGCTAGTAACTTTGGAAAACCActagccaaatatatatatatatatatatatatatatatatatatatatatatatatatatatatatatatatatatatatataggaaaaaaACTCTAATAAATATTAGCAACATTATACAAGTATAACACTTCTCATGAGTGCAGAACTGAAGATGTGATTCTGAAGGAGAGTTCACAGTGTAGCATGATGTTATGATGATATTGCAGCACAACAACTGGATTTActgattaacaaaaataaatgttttatattagtaCAGGATTTTTAAATGTGACTCCTGGTGTTGCCTAAAATGGTTTGCTTGGGTctcaacaaacaaacagacaaataacATATCTTGCTCAGTAACATGTGCTTGCAGCATGGCATTATGGGAAACTGGAGGTCAGCGTGTGTGAGAGTAATAATGCAGGAGTGTGAGTTTGATGTCAGCTTTACCTTTGGTGATGTCTGCAGATGTGTTTGAAGTGGTGGCAGTGACTGTAATGATAGATTGACGGCATTAAGAGGTTGAAgttttcactgataaaataatttatgacCCATATGTTCAAATCAGGAAATCAAATCATTGAGATATTTCTGAGCGGGATCCtcccaagagggtctggctgcagacttgcactctcagacacttgcacttccgctagtgacgtcacttgcagaCTTTATTTTTCTATGAAGTCTCCTGAAGACATGAATCATAAATAGTAATGCTAACAGATGTTTTGTGTTTGGTGAGGTAATGTGGGTGAAGTGAAGTAGCTGTTCGTCATGCAGTAATTTCAGTCTAATCATCACTAAAGCTGTTGACCCTTTAATTCAGagaaataattaaactaaataatcAAGAGTTTGGttgcaaaacattattttaatgaagtTAATGTTTTATCTTACACTCAGACTCCGCCATTCCAATCAAAGCATCATACACACCTGCAAATACTAATGAAGATAAAGATGACATCAAAATCACATTCCTGCATTACTatacttactctctctctctctctctctctctctctcttacacacacacacacacacacacacacacacagacactgtccTTCATCCACCACACATCTGACCATCCCATCATGCAGTGCACACGAACATAATATCACTGAACACGaggtattgattgattgattgattgattgattgattgattttttttaattgattgattgattgatttcccCAAGCAAGTACTTTTAGGATACACCAGGCTTCGTGTTTAAGGTCTTGTAATAGAGTTAATTATGATaaacctatttatttttttttggtaatacaaATAAacccagatttaaaaaaaagagttttagtaatcatttctttttttatcttctgtttgcattttattatatttatgcagtACCAAACTCAGCCGCAAGGTGTCTTTATGAAATCTAATGTTGCAATGCTTTCTCGATTATTCCTTAACACATTTTGCTCAATGTATTGTTTTGCTCATTGCCCATTGTATACCAATCAGGTTACATATGTTTCATATTGCATTCGTTGTCATGTAactggtgttttttatttttattattattatttttatttatttcaaacatgTCATTGATACTTCTGCcattacattacaatattttacaatactttGCATATTTCATAAGTCATTGACCTTGAAAAAGCTTTCTCAAGTAATGAATCACATCAGAGAAAGATAAATGtcaataatcaaattaatttagcCACATAATAATCCATTAATCGAAAATTCTctaaaaaaaggagaaaagaaaactttttttgttgagGCTCGGCGTCAATCGTAAAATGAAACTATTAAACAATGATTGCACAATGTGATTCTGATGAAGGTAATTCATATGCTTTTTCATCTCACACTTTCCACAGATGCAGGAGAAAGTAATGCAGGTAAGTGTTGCTCGGTTTCTGTTATGCTGTTCCTGATTAAACATATGAGACAGAAAGTATATACGGTAATAACATGTAAAACTTGACTTGTTTACAAATTGTTTCATGTTGTCAACCCGTCATTACAGACAATCAGTCAAACTCTTCCACTCCCACCACTTCACCAAACACAGCTATCACTGAAGTTAAAGCTGACATCAAACTCACACTCCTGCAttatcactctcacacactctcacctcCAGCTTCCTATCATGCCCTGCTTAGAGCACGCCATCtctgagcttttatttttattttttttataattttttttaagcgtGAAAGAGATCCAAACAAACAATTCCACATTTTAGACAACCTATGGTAAATAGAGAGGTGTAATAACTGACACATGAGTTACAGTGAGAGAGCtttacatactgtatttacataGTCTCTCACACCTTTTTGCTGATCTAGTCATATTAGATGATTATTAATTTCCTTACAGTCACACAAGCTGTTTTTATGTTTAGCTACAATAATCATTCATGCAACATCTCTCTATATACAGTATCTTTGTAGtctatcaaaacttttttttttatatactttttgtgATCATTCTCTACACCACAAAATATTTCCCCCACACAGTCAGGTGATGAAGCTTGTAGGTGAATATATTGTAGTCTTCCAACAATCATTTATTCTGTACTGAACTAAATCTTTTTACATTCTCATTTAAAAACACCTGGtaagtttgtagaaatgtagcgtttatatttttccacatttaaaaaataataattaaagtgtACCATGAAGTATGTTAATTAGTATGTTGATAATGTTGTTTATCaacataaacattacaaatatttcaatattattacACAGTTTATCAAGTTATACCTCCCGGAAATGTTATAGTTAATGTCAAATATTGTGCAGCTtcaatttactgtaaatttataaTTGTGTAATTTACCATGGCTAATGCTAATACtagtataatatttaatatatttgtgaattacATAAAGTGATGATCAGTCTCATGAACTTTAGAAACAGGCCCCTCACAATCACCAGATCAaggtaattatttaattttgcagtACATCTTTAGTCTGGTAAGTCAATTTTAACTCTTTTATTGTCAGCTTGCAACTCAACCAAGTGCAAGTCATGACTCCATGTTACGACCCTTCTTTGGCTGTTAATCTAGGGATTGAGAAGGGGAACATTAAACCAGTTCGGGCACCTGTCAACAATATCACTGAATGAAATGAGAAAAACAAGAGACACAATATAGTCACAAAGTTAatttaatacatgtaaaataatttttacacagaaataaagaaaaactattttacacAAAAGATCATTTTTAGGAACCGAGGAGAACGGAGGGGAAACCTGGATTGTGTCAAACAAAATCCAATAACAATCAAAAAGGAAACTAGCTAAACCATTTCCATCAACTCCTTAActaaaaagaaaagatgaaagaAAAGTCTTCAACGTCCATGACTTCGTAACTAAACCACTCTAACTAACCAAACCAAAAATACAGAGGGAGGCACAAATCCCTAAACTAGTGTGCGTAGACATTTACACATTCAGATGGAACTTTGTCTGTCACGTGACAAGCTTACCTAAACCCCTCTCCTCCTAGCTTAACTGAAGagctgtttaaaaatgtaaaagctcACACATAAGGAGTTCTTAGGGCAGTCACAACAGACAATATTCACATGGCAAACTTGCTTAACAAAACTAAATCACACAAAACAAACCGTGACACATCACAAGGCAAAATTGTAACAAAAAGTCTCCCCCCTGCACTGGCAGTAGCATCTCCCTTAAATAGCGCTTCCCCAGGGGTCAAGTATGATGAGAATCACGTCCTCACAGGGCACGGCCAATCAACTCGTCAGATGATTGACAGGCAAAACAGAAATCAGCAATGGCCTGTTAGAGTGACAGTAAGAGGGAGGCAAAAAGACACTGAAAAGAGAAacgcacaaaacacacacagaaacactaaACACTCCATCACCTCCAACCACGACCATCACATCTCTCACATCCACACAAACCACCTCAACCTTACACACATCCACCAGCATCACGGGTAACTCCACAACACTTGTGCTCTCTgatataattattaatgtttattgagacaaaattgAACTTTAATTTCCTTTAGAATCAGCCCCCTCAccctcacacactcaaacacaaaccTCACTATTACCAGATCTAGGTAATGATTTCCTTCttgaaatgtgttatttattcattaatcaaACTTAGCAGCACATCTTTAGTCTGGTTAGTCATGTTTAACTCTTTTGTTGTCAACTAACAGCTCAACAAAGTCCAAGTAATGACTCCATCACCTCACCTCCAATCACGACCATCACATCTCTCACCTCCACACAACCCACCTCAACCTTACACACATCCACCAGCATCACGGGTAACTCCACAACACTTGTGCTCTCTgatataattattaatgtttattgagacaaaattgcttgatttatgatgattaacatttaaatatgtgtttTTCTCAGGTCCCACAAGAAGCCCATGTGAGtatttgtttgtctgttgtgTGAAGTCAACTTTAATTGTGTTGTTCAAGACACAGTTTCTTCTTATGAATTTGTGTCTGTtcatacacacttacacacaggtCAGTACAGCGTTTTGAAGAGTGTGAAAGAAAATGAAGCTCATGTGGTGAATATCACCGGCTCTAAGGACCAAATTTACACAATCAGGATAAAGGAGAAGCACAATGAGATTCGTGCTGAGCAAATATCTGACCAGACTGTCTTTAAAATTCCTTTTGAATGGTTAAAACCATGCACTGTGTACATCGTCAGTGTGGATGACTGTAAACTCAGTGGAAACAACAGCTTTACTTCCAGTAGTAAGTGTGAAAAAGAAGATTTCTGCATcaattaaaacaaactgaaatagaCTCAGATTGGACATAATTTACAGTGACCTCAATAAATGACCTCAAAAATATCCAGTTTGTTAAATACACTTAACAGATtcatattttgtttacataatgcaatgatttaatgtcatttttaaactTGATTTTTAAGTCTCCAAATACTCTTTGAGGGCTTTGTATTATATCCTTTGTCAGCATAGAGAGCAATAACAATTCTAATATTTCAGGTTTTTGAACTGTGTTTGTATTATGTTGCTGAATAGATATTGTGaagtaatatgtatttatatttgtcttTCATTTCTTGTACAGAAAAAGTAGAAGCTCTTAAAAGAACTGTTGTGACAAGCGTGACAGATAATGAAGTGTGTTTGAAAGGAGAATTCACTCGTATTCAATGGAATCTGACTGAATGTGTTAAAATAACGGAGCAAAActcttgtgcacacacacacaccgttgtACTGGACACATGTAACTACACAATGAATGTTGATCTGCCCCCAGGTTGGTATTTAATAAACTCAACAGATGGATCATTATTCAGTTCAATTTTGTCTGTAGAATAATGATGAATGATAAAtcattctcactctctctcatgaTGTAGAATTGACTGTTTTTTCatgagtgtgaatttgaattgGTCACAACACACATGAGTGttctcaattttaattttattgtcattaattgcaaaatgactgaattaaatataatgatatacattatacatttcagtagatgcatttttaaaacactaattATGAATATATGTTTAATATCTGTTTCTTTGCGTATAAGTATCCCATATATGTTGTATTTCAtaacaaattaaatcaaacaaagTTTTACACAAatgttacaattttaatttttcttgAATTCTAATTCCACATTGTGTTTGCTGCCTTAATTCAAATTCACTGTCATGTTTCCTGTTTGTTGCTGATGTGTTTGTGATGTGACTTGAAAAGtttgatctgtattattattattattatttttttaatgaactgaatGTTTGTGTTTCAGTCAAGCCGCAAATAACCTTCACTGAAACTATTCCCTCTCAGTTTGAATGGATGAATAAACCAGAACGATGTAATGCTGCACTGCTTAACATCAACTGCATCAATATTGAGAACAGTAAGTAATGGAAATGTTTTGATGGCACTGTGAATTCctaatcactttttattttattgtagtcaTATATATTCGTTGATGATTAAACAGACAAGCAGatgattaattaattttctcTTCTTTATTTATCAGAAAAGGGcacagtttatagtttaaataccCCAGTGTTATTATTACTAAACACACACTACAGCTGCACTGGAGAATATCCTCGTGAGAAACAACCCATCAAGAGTCATGAGCTCCACATTCAGATCAAATGTGGTGAGTTCATTTCAAACACAGATGGCACTGGTTCAGAGTTCTTCCTTTTTTTATCTTGCACACCTGGGAATATTTACCAGTAATGTCATGATaactatcaaataaatatatatattactaaagtCGGACAGATGACAGATGCTCCCCAGTCGCTGCAGCagaaatgactgcccactgctgtgtgtgtgcacttcagatgggttaaatgcagagcacgaattctgagtatgggtcaccattacttgactgaatgtcacgtcactctgattattcctaataaactgtttaactgctcccccaagtggatattaaattatgttgtgggataattaaatatattccaaataaactacaaacataaaattatataattttattttgtcctcacattctttattgtaactcctcactcacagtaGCACAGTtgactgagaggctcattatgcagctcattatgcagggctttgtcttctcaggtgtaaatcacagtGATATTCATGATATttgacgcctactcacatatgacttttaccaacaaaaagtgtcttagaaaatttaaatcaatatattgttttctgtgagtgagtaagcaagatgattttcacataatttagaaagaaaaattctaggctacaagctccagttctcaacagtcccgggaaccaatgttatgtatgtgttttatggccttattcaagtgatttaacatttttagtttttcatagcTTTAGCAGCAAGATATTGATGATGATGGCAGGTAACGTTAGCCATGAATTTCAAATTTGGGGGTTTACAAACATTATTGGTGCACCCAACCACACAACAACTCTTTGGCATGTTGTAAGATTAGTCCACTTCCTCGATCAAATACTGTATGGCGGTTAGTTTTCCCCTAAAAGTGGACGTGACTCTGAGTTGAgtatttttttatgcacccatgttaacggatcagagcgttcacactgcacacggttgcggtccgtcagtgtgttccaggagcggtgcgtcGATCATTACGTACCAAGTcaatttttgctgtgctgcacacactgaattaaagtgacagcgcagtttcacagtaaaaaatgaacatggattgacatgaaaattcaacaaaaacaaaattcacaataaaaaatatatatatatacataaagtacagaccaaaagtttggacacccaTACAAAGACAAAATTATTTAGCCCCTATAACATTTCAGTCCTTTTTCAGATATTCCCCAAATGATGTTTAAcatagatatttatatatttagataagagttcagatgcaaaaacctctaagtgccatttaaaatgttcttctaaaCTGAGCAGTTTTTGTCAGGCTTCTGCAGTAAtttaatgccaataaataagttattttcattaaagtgAATTAACTGAACGGAGCCTGAGAAAAGGCTAATTTTAGAAGATTTCAAACAGCACTTAAAAGGcttaatattatatgaaaatatatttatgaaaaatatataatgtttaacaaTCAAAGggtttttatcattatattataacaaCATATTtggttttgttcttttaatttgtcCACTATGTTTTATTAGTGAATTTTAACTCCATTCTTTTCATCAGGAAACTTACTGTATCATTTTGACTTCACTCAAACGGCAAGGCATAAATTAAactaaagattattattttatttatttattttcatctgtttgtttgttacattttaaggatgttattttgttttaacaaaagttgatattgatatttaatgTTATTCAATAGACTGACAAGTTTGACTGAGGAATCAAAATAAGACCACTTTTTGAGTCATGGAGAGCCTTGTGTTATTGTCTATTGTGAAGATTTGTTTTGAATTGTTGGtgatttctatttttctttcttacagACTGGAAAAAGAATGGGCGATTTCAGCACCTATCCAGCAGCTCATTGGAAATCTCCTGGACTTCACTCGAGGGAGATCGATGCTCAGGGATTGAATGGGACAGTTATTCAGCCAGCTGCAAAACCCCTGAGAGACATCGTAAGAGCTCAAACTCTCCTGTTGTTTCACCAATACACCATCACTGAAATTATCATCAGCACATTATCTGTAATAATACTCTAGAGTATTTTATGATATTAGAAAAGGTAATAGATGTTCAGTGTCTTATTCAGGTATATTTTGTCTTTTCAGCTGGGAGCTGTACACAAGACAGTGTCACTAGTACAGTCTGTAGTATTACTGGATTATTGCCATATACAGACTATACATGCAGTATTACTGGAAcagttaaccaaacaaattatgtaatttacaCTGGTTACAGTACAACGCTTTCTGacagtaagatattttttttttattccttctcTTCCTTCTGTCATTCTTCATTTTGCAGTTATTTAGTGGATATTAAGATTTACCCCATGCATTTTTTATCTACAATGTGTATTGTTAATAATTTAATCTCTACAATCAAATAACAATTTACTGCTGAAAGCAtcggctaaatgaataaatgaatgaagtttTCATAAATGTTACAATTAAATGCTAACTGTATGTAAATGATAGGTCATTGTGTAtctaaaatctgttttgtttcaTTCTGTTTGATAGAGCCCATTTTCAGATCAGAAATTGAAGTAACTCACCCTTCTCACAATTCTcttgaaataaaatgtgaaaacaagGGACCAAAGATAGTCTGGAATGGAGGAGAGGGAATATTTGAAGCTGAAATCACATATAATGGAGAGCCTCTAATCACCAAACCCAAAActaaatgttcatttcattttcaagATCTTTACTACCTTACAACATATAAAATTAAGGTACCTAAATCCCACTTAATCTCTTTCACCATCTGTCATTCAGCATGCCAAAGAGTAAGTGTTGGAATTGCTGTTTatttgatgttttcatgtttgtttcacagtaaatatttattattttcagattACAGCCAAGAATAAAGAACATTCAGCTTCCATTACTTCTAAAGCTACTACTCAGTGTAAGAACAACCTTTTCTCATTCCAGCCAAACTATTGATATTTGCCATTTCAGTTCAGCTCTATCGTTGTTATCTGTTCATGGATCATCCTTCCCAaagtgctttaaactttaaagttaatatggccaatacacacacacacacacacacgtatatatattcTGCAAGCATTTAAGTATTCAAAAACATGGGGGATGCTAGGATAAAGATAAACTGAGTATTTGGCTGGTCATGGGATCTCAGCATGATCTCAacaattttgttaaataaaccaCTTTTATTAGGCTGCTGATATGGCATTTATTTCTTTGTGCAAAACCTTTTTAATGAAGAAAACAACTGAAGATTGCACATTTAAATGTACCAATATACTGGAAGCAGTTTATTCAGCCTAGTTTCATGTGTTTCTTCCTCAGATAACGATAAGGCTGTCACTGGATTCCTGGTTTTCCTGGGTGTTGTGACATCAATTGCGCTGCTCTTTCTGCTCTTCAAaaagtaccttttcaaaagaaaGCGGTCAGTGTCACAGTAAATACCAGCTGTCCTCTGAACTCTTAAGACACAATGTTTTCTGTGAACGTTCATCAAATGTTCATCAATATTTCTAATGGAATTTCTCTCCACAGTGATGGAGAAGATAGAGAAGATAAagattgtgtgtatgtgaatgttcCGATGCATGTACAGAGAATGGAGACAAAACAACAGACGAGGGAGTGAATATGAATGGCTGCAGTTTTAtggacaaatataaaaaattaaaatcagtgTATCATCAGAATAGATGACTGCATATCCAGAGGAAGCACAACTTTTGGACATTCTTTACGGTgaccacaaaaataatttttatgcttAATTCACACTTGAAAATTTCCATTTTgttaacacttaaaaataaaagaaaaaaagttacatttacaaaaataaaagattttgttaCATTATGTAATGATAGTCATCTTTAAATGTGATTAAATGCATCCAAATACTCTTTGGGGACAGAAAAGAGAACACCTGTAAATGTATTACCTTTTCTATCAGCATTTAATGTTAAAGATTTGTTTAGCTTGCCTTACAGTATTATGTTAACAAATGAATGGACCATAAATGCAGTGCAATACAGAACTGAGGTGTAAATATCAGGACATCTTCGCTTGTCTGAAAATTTGAACAAGATGTGTTATGGAAGTACACAAGTACAGGAATTAAGAGGCAATGGATGCAGAGAAGACATTACAACTTTATTCCACATAATTGTTTACATCAGTTCTGTAGTAATACTAATTACTTGTATTAGTTCAGTAGTGAAtgtattaaaaactgaaaaaaaggaataaatttaCCATGGATCATTTTCTATAATTATTTGGCATGCATCATTTCATATAGACCtgcgttatttatttttatttgcctaAGTTTAATATCAGTAGGCTATATGCCAATGATATCCTGTTATCCAGTATAAGCTCAGTCTACTATTTCAGTCATCATAGAAACTATCTCTTACTTTGGTACATACTCAGAATACAGAATAAACTGGTCAATGAATGCCTTTAAAGATGCAATTACTTTCAGTTCTTCAACACTATCCATTTAAAATCAGGGGTCTCAATTTACATATTTAGGAATTGAGGATAGAAATAATTTTCAATCATTCTTCAAAGCCAACTTTCCCCCTCTAGTGGCCAAAGTGCAAAAAATTATTAAGTTTTGGCCCTATTTTCTTGTTATAAAgggttaatgttttttaaattatttattttttgcctaatATTTTTAAGCAAATTATTATTCCTTTTTTGTAAAACTATAAAGCCCACAGAATAAGTAAAAACACTTTTGTGAATCTAAAGCTGAAGGTAAAATGGCTCTTTCAAACTTCTCTATTATTatgctttattattttgcttcaaacTATCCTAACGTGGTTAGACAGCACGACAACTGACATATAATCTACTTCATAACTCACTGTTATTCAAGATTTAACCTTCTAGAAGGCGTACAATGGGATCCTCAAGTAGGTGAAATAAGTAACATACTCTGGGTTACTGAATTAGACAATATTCATAAATACCATATTAACTCAAGGCACTGCCTTATTCAATTTAAGCTAATTCATCAGGTTCATTATGCTAAAACAAAGCTGCATAGACTTTTTTGAGATATTTCTCCACTATGTGATAAAAGCCATTTGTAAATGGAAGtaagtttttgtatttgtattgtgaCAAAAACTCAGGAAGACATTCATTTTTGGCAGTGCGTATACATTTATTTCCTTGATGAACTTAAGATTTCCTGCTCTGTTTTAAAACCTTTTAAGGCTTACAATTGTGAAAGGATGAGTTAAGACTATTTTAGACCGAAAACCCC
This DNA window, taken from Carassius auratus strain Wakin chromosome 22, ASM336829v1, whole genome shotgun sequence, encodes the following:
- the LOC113040527 gene encoding receptor-type tyrosine-protein phosphatase C-like, whose product is MNVDLPPVKPQITFTETIPSQFEWMNKPERCNAALLNINCINIENKKGTVYSLNTPVLLLLNTHYSCTGEYPREKQPIKSHELHIQIKCDWKKNGRFQHLSSSSLEISWTSLEGDRCSGIEWDSYSASCKTPERHPGSCTQDSVTSTVCSITGLLPYTDYTCSITGTVNQTNYVIYTGYSTTLSDKPIFRSEIEVTHPSHNSLEIKCENKGPKIVWNGGEGIFEAEITYNGEPLITKPKTKCSFHFQDLYYLTTYKIKITAKNKEHSASITSKATTQCKNNLFSFQPNY